One window from the genome of Musa acuminata AAA Group cultivar baxijiao chromosome BXJ1-4, Cavendish_Baxijiao_AAA, whole genome shotgun sequence encodes:
- the LOC135672493 gene encoding uncharacterized protein LOC135672493, whose protein sequence is MAYERRQSSVCAAFTLSPLPYHVLLILLMVLGLLSLSWFFHYESFIDDAEEQMSWALLVIPVLLILVIRWLSSIERLDDSLLGLFSYDHRRRSYYNGSNERPQVGSSPWGVAAVVVLLLILVYFQSSFQDMWGP, encoded by the coding sequence ATGGCATATGAAAGAAGACAGTCCTCAGTGTGTGCTGCCTTCACGCTCTCGCCTCTTCCGTATCATGTGCTGCTGATACTGCTAATGGTCCTCGGCCTCCTAAGTCTATCATGGTTCTTCCACTACGAGTCCTTCATCGACGACGCAGAGGAGCAAATGAGTTGGGCGCTCCTGGTGATCCCGGTGTTGCTTATCCTTGTCATCCGATGGCTGTCCTCGATCGAGAGGCTTGATGACAGCCTGCTTGGCCTCTTCTCGTACGACCATCGCCGGAGGAGCTACTACAACGGCAGCAACGAACGACCGCAGGTGGGAAGCTCGCCGTGGGGCGTCGCGGCAGTCGTCGTCTTGTTGCTGATCCTCGTCTACTTCCAGTCTAGTTTTCAGGATATGTGGGGGccttga